A window of Rhododendron vialii isolate Sample 1 chromosome 11a, ASM3025357v1 genomic DNA:
TAGGGAAATGGCGTATCTGCTATCTAAGTTTGGACGGTAAAGAGTGGTCCATCTAAATTTGGCCGTgtaaaagtgtttttaatgatTCAAATTTGTTAAAGATTATTCTTCCCTCCTAAAGTCGCTAACAAATATGGACCATTAATGGCCAAAACGGGAGGTCGAGACTCGAGATGCGACCGTTTTCTATTGTTGACtgagggtgttttttttttttttcttcttcctgttAACTATGATGAAGAACAGGGGTGTGATGGGTCAATACTGATAGATCAGAGTGGTGCAGAAAGACATGCATTTGAGAGCGAAGGGGTTGGGGGATTTGAAGTGATAGAGAGAGCTAAAGCACAGTTGGAAGAAGTGTGCCCTGGTGTGGTTTCTTGTGCTGACATTGTTGCCTTGGCAGCTAGAGATGCCATTGTCTTGGTACTACTATATATAATTTTGTAACAATACACTATCACTCATTGTATAACAGTACTCTCCCGTCCTTGATTGTTGGTCTTTTTGGATAGTCGTGCAACTCGTGTTTGTTAGAATACGTCAATTTATATTTCTAACGTTGCCAATGTTTGAATCAAGAAATTATGTCCAGtctaaaattatttattatatatatacaattattTAAGAGAATATGCTCTctgtttttattcaaatgtGCACCAGATTAACCAAATAAACCAACAATTGGGGATATTTTGTAGCATGTGGAAAGAAGACAAAATTTTATTTCACTCAATGCATTTTGATGTCATTTTACGGATATAGAAACCGATCATAGAAAGTATTATAGATGGCGAAGATTTTTAAGGAAGTGACTTCCACAATCAAAACAATATTCTTAAATTCTGGGCATTAATTCAAGCACTTTCTTGGCCACTATATTCTTGGCTGGTTTTTGTGTccgtatagtttttttttttttttttttccgcaaaAACGCCCAAAGGGCGTGTCCATATAGTTtaaaccattcatttttctaTTAATGAATGGTTTATTTGTGTAGTACTATTagttaattatttgaaaattcatgtgtttttttgtgtgtgtgtgtgtgttttggtgtACGTGGTCATTGAACAGGCTAATGGACCAGGTTACCAAGTCCCGACTGGGCGGAGGGATGGGTTAGTTTCATCTGTGTCTATGGCGGACAGTTTGCCGGATGTGCATGATTCAATTCAGCAACTCAAAACCAAGTTTTTTTTCAAGGGGCTCTCGGAGAAAGACCTTGTGGTTCTTACTGGTAACAtgaatgctctctctctctctctctctctctctctctctctctctctctctctctctctctctctctcatgcatatTCCATGGTGTGATAGTACGTAGGTAGGAATCGATGGCGCAAATTCACAAGTCCTAAAAAACTTCATGGGTCCCATTTGATAAATACGAGGTATTTAGGACCTTGTTAATTAATAAAGTAAGATAGACATGGAGCTAATAATATTTGATGTATGTGAGATGAGAGGATTCAATTGATGTGAGATTTAGTTGTGCATGGCTCTCATTTTCATTGGAAAACACACCATCATTTCTCATGTGCAGATGAACAAAATGATACTTAGGTGTGGCCTTAGCTAGCTCTTGACTATTTGAGTGTGTATGCAATGCAAGTGTCTAGAATTTGTACATATTGCAGGAAAAAGACCAAATACCCTGTTGCCAAACAGGCCTTTACTTTTAGGTTGAAGTTGAATAATCACATACtccattttttaaagaaaaaaaaaattatccctaATTAAGTGAATCTACAATAGATGGCATTATCTTGTATGAACCTCTACTAAAAAGTTTGCCATCTTATTTtgttcgaaaaagaaaaaataggagGTTTCCAAGTCCATGATCAAGTACCTATCACTTCTAGGGTTGTAATTACTATATTTTATTAGGTTCTGTCACGATAGGTGTTCGGAATCCACAAACCATTCCGACTGGCCAGGGTCACTCTTCTTTTAGCTCTAAATCCACAAGTACCGGTATAGGACCAAGAAACCACTCTCTACTTTGTTCTATTTACATGTAGCAACTGTTGATAATCCCATTCTGCCCACAAATTTTTCTCTGAAAGAAAACATTTTGAGGGTCAAAATCTAAAGTGCGAAATGAAGCGATTTTGTTCACAATAGTCATCGTCCCCCATCGAAAGAAAGGGAGTTTCTCAATTTCGTAGCCTTTAACAGTACTTGATTACGAAATTTTCAGCTGCACATACTATTGGCACCGCAGCATGCTTCTTCATGATCCATAGGCTGTACAATTTCTTTCCCGGCGGGGGTTCGGATCCGGCCATAAACCCCGATTTTCTCCCGGAGTTGAAATCTCAGTGCCCTCAAAACGTAGACGTTAATGTCCGGTTACCCATAGACCCCGGCAGTGACCAAACTTTCGACAACAACATTTTGCAAAACATTCGGAACGGCTTCGCGGTGTTAGCGTCCGACGCAAGGCTCTATGAAGACGAGGGAACCAGATCTGTTGTGGACTCGTATTTCGGGGTTTCAGCGCAGATATTTGGACCGGTTTTTGAAAGAGATTTTGTCAATTCGATGGTGAGAATGGGCCAAATTGGAGTGTTAACAGGTTTTGAGGGGGAGATTAGGCGTGTTTGTGCAGCTTTCAATTGAACTATACAATGTATATTTGCTTATagtttgttctttctttcttttatctcTATTGTCAATTATAGTTGGTTATATTGGCGAGGACTTTTGCATCTCTCTCCTCGAATCCATCACCATCAATAGACAAACTCCTTTCGGT
This region includes:
- the LOC131308853 gene encoding peroxidase 43 isoform X3 — its product is MVIQVPVRFVLIFSHYMILGISQAQLQVGFYGNACPDAESIITSVVRDASLSNSNTAAVLLRLHFHDCFVQGCDGSILIDQSGAERHAFESEGVGGFEVIERAKAQLEEVCPGVVSCADIVALAARDAIVLANGPGYQVPTGRRDGLVSSVSMADSLPDVHDSIQQLKTKFFFKGLSEKDLVVLTAAHTIGTAACFFMIHRLYNFFPGGGSDPAINPDFLPELKSQCPQNVDVNVRLPIDPGSDQTFDNNILQNIRNGFAVLASDARLYEDEGTRSVVDSYFGVSAQIFGPVFERDFVNSMVRMGQIGVLTGFEGEIRRVCAAFN
- the LOC131308853 gene encoding peroxidase 43 isoform X1 gives rise to the protein MLAKMAVPVQSHLILIILLYCCMVLGISQAQLQVGFYGNTCPDAESIVTSVVRAASLFNPNTAAVLLRLHYHDCFIQGCDGSILIDQSGAERHAFESEGVGGFEVIERAKAQLEEVCPGVVSCADIVALAARDAIVLANGPGYQVPTGRRDGLVSSVSMADSLPDVHDSIQQLKTKFFFKGLSEKDLVVLTAAHTIGTAACFFMIHRLYNFFPGGGSDPAINPDFLPELKSQCPQNVDVNVRLPIDPGSDQTFDNNILQNIRNGFAVLASDARLYEDEGTRSVVDSYFGVSAQIFGPVFERDFVNSMVRMGQIGVLTGFEGEIRRVCAAFN
- the LOC131308853 gene encoding peroxidase 43 isoform X4 produces the protein MLAKMAVPVQSHLILIILLYCCMVLGISQAQLQVGFYGNTCPDAESIVTSVVRAASLFNPNTAAVLLRLHYHDCFIQGCDGSILIDQSGAERHAFESEGVGGFEVIERAKAQLEEVCPGVVSCADIVALAARDAIVLANGPGYQVPTGRRDGLVSSVSMADSLPDVHDSIQQLKTKFFFKGLSEKDLVVLTACFFMIHRLYNFFPGGGSDPAINPDFLPELKSQCPQNVDVNVRLPIDPGSDQTFDNNILQNIRNGFAVLASDARLYEDEGTRSVVDSYFGVSAQIFGPVFERDFVNSMVRMGQIGVLTGFEGEIRRVCAAFN